One window from the genome of Corvus moneduloides isolate bCorMon1 chromosome 9, bCorMon1.pri, whole genome shotgun sequence encodes:
- the ZNF281 gene encoding zinc finger protein 281, producing the protein MKLGSGFLGGGGGGKRAAAMEPTFPPGMVMFNHRLPPVTSFARAAAPPAAAQHPPQCVLPPAAAAASSTAAGEPPAPPPPQDMTFKKEPAGAFPSAPSSQRSPWGFLQSLVSIKQEKPSEQEEEEQQQPQHHHHYGGLFGGAAEERPPGLGSSEGTGQSVIQDLSLLHHLHQHPHRDLLLTGRGEGAPGSAGEPKHDAQVKKAKRPKPETQGIKAKRKPSASSKPPLVGDGEGAVASPSQKPHVCEHCSAAFRSSYHLRRHVLIHTGERPFQCSQCSMGFIQKYLLQRHEKIHSREKPFGCDQCSMKFIQKYHMERHKRTHSGEKPYKCDTCQQYFSRTDRLLKHRRTCGEAIGKAGAGMEPGSSNSMGSLAALSQGNTSSSRRKSKTKNTSTENKGNKCSSKIAESQVTSNVAIPSYAVDIPIVSSSGGLIGTGVEELQKKVPKLVLKKTSRKQADKNYINFVSPLPDILGQKPLSGKQSGSLGLVANTGVETIGLLQSTGGKPGQISSNYDDAMQFSKKRRYLQTASSNSAFSLNVGHMTSQQSVIQSPGVSVMDNEAPLSLIDSASLNNEIKSCHDKSGIPDEVLQSLLDQYSHKSEGQKEDPFSITEQRVDLHTSGEHSDMVQEENLSPNSQTVSNDKASMLQEYSKYLQQAFERTTNSTGFAFGPSFQFVSLSSTLHNHSLFPDKQIYTTSPLECGFSQSVTSVLPTALPKPPFGMLLGSQPGFYLSALEASHQQLTPSQELDDLIDPQKNLETSSNYQSTSQKLTGQKEQKNLESSTSFQIPSQELTSQIDPQKDIEPRATYQIENFAQAFGSQFKSGSRVPMTFITNSNGEVDHRVRTSVSDFSGYTNMMSDVSEPCSTRVKTPTSQSYR; encoded by the coding sequence ATGAAACTCGGCAGCGGCTTcctcggcggcggcggcggcggcaaGAGGGCGGCGGCCATGGAGCCAACGTTCCCCCCCGGCATGGTGATGTTCAACCACCGCCTGCCCCCGGTCACCAGCTTCGCCCGGGCGGCCGCGCCCCCCGCGGCGGCCCAGCACCCCCCGCAGTGCGTGTTAcctccggccgccgccgccgcttcctCCACGGCGGCGGGCGAGCCCCCGGCGCCTCCGCCCCCGCAGGACATGACTTTCAAGAAGGAGCCGGCAGGGGCTTTCCCCTCCGCGCCCTCCTCGCAGAGGAGCCCCTGGGGCTTTCTGCAGTCCCTGGTGAGCATCAAGCAAGAGAAACCCAgcgagcaggaggaggaggagcagcagcagccgcagcaCCATCACCACTATGGGGGGCTTTTCGGGGGAGCGGCGGAGGAGAGACCCCCCGGCCTGGGCAGCAGCGAAGGAACCGGCCAGAGCGTGATCCAGGACCTCAGCCTTCTTCACCACCTGCACCAGCATCCCCACCGAGACCTGCTGCTGACTGGCAGAGGCGAGGGCGCTCCAGGGAGCGCGGGTGAGCCAAAGCACGACGCCCAGGTCAAGAAGGCAAAGAGGCCAAAGCCAGAAACTCAGGGAATCAAAGCCAAGCGGAAGCCAAGTGCTTCATCCAAACCCCCCCTGGTGGGAGATGGGGAAGGTGCTGTCGCGTCCCCCAGCCAGAAACCTCACGTCTGCGaacactgcagtgctgccttcAGGAGCTCCTATCACTTGCGCAGGCACGTGCtcatccacaccggggagaggcctTTCCAGTGCAGCCAGTGCAGCATGGGCTTCATCCAGAAGTACTTGCTGCAGAGACATGAGAAGATCCACAGTAGGGAGAAGCCTTTTGGGTGTGACCAGTGTAGTATGAAGTTCATCCAGAAGTACCACATGGAAAGACACAAGAGGACGCATAGTGGAGAAAAGCCATACAAATGTGACACTTGTCAGCAGTATTTTTCAAGGACTGATAGACTGTTAAAGCACAGAAGAACATGTGGTGAAGCCATAGGTAaagcaggggctggaatggagCCTGGATCTTCGAATAGCATGGGTAGCTTGGCTGCATTGTCTCAGGGAAATACAAGTTCCTcaaggagaaaaagtaaaacaaaaaatacatccactgaaaacaaaggaaacaagTGTAGCAGCAAAATAGCTGAATCTCAAGTTACAAGTAATGTGGCCATACCAAGTTATGCAGTTGATATTCCTATTGTGTCTTCCAGTGGTGGTCTAATTGGCACAGGCGTAGAAGAACTTCAGAAAAAGGTGCCAAAATTGGTCTTGAAAAAAACGAGCAGAAAACAGGCAGacaaaaattacataaattttGTATCACCACTGCCAGATATTTTGGGACAAAAACCACTGTCTGGGAAACAGAGTGGCTCTCTAGGCCTAGTAGCCAATACCGGTGTAGAAACTATTGGCCTTCTCCAAAGTACAGGTGGTAAACCGGGTCAAATAAGTAGCAATTACGATGATGCCAtgcagttttcaaagaaaagaagatacTTACAAACTGCAAGCAGTAACAGTGCCTTTTCACTTAATGTCGGACACATGACTTCCCAGCAGTCCGTCATCCAGTCTCCAGGTGTTAGCGTTATGGATAACGAAGCTCCTTTATCTCTTATTGATTCAGCAtctttaaataatgaaataaagtcTTGCCATGACAAGTCTGGTATTCCAGATGAAGTCTTACAGAGCCTTTTGGACCAGTACTCTCACAAATCAGAAGGCCAGAAAGAAGATCCTTTCAGTATAACTGAACAGCGTGTGGACTTGCACACCTCAGGAGAACATTCAGACATGGTTCAGGAAGAAAACTTGAGCCCTAACTCTCAAACAGTTTCAAATGATAAGGCAAGCATGTTGCAAGAATATTCAAAATACCTCCAACAAGCCTTTGAAAGAACAACCAACAgcactggttttgcttttggaCCCAGTTTCCAGTTTGTTAGCTTGTCTTCAACTCTCCATAACCACTCTTTGTTTCCAGACAAACAGATATACACTACATCTCCACTTGAGTGTGGCTTCAGCCAATCCGTTACCTCAGTATTGCCAACTGCATTGCCAAAACCTCCATTTGGGATGTTGCTTGGCTCTCAGCCAGGCTTTTATTTGTCTGCTTTGGAGGCTTCGCATCAACAGTTGACACCTTCTCAAGAGCTGGATGATCTCATCGATCCACAGAAAAACTTAGAGACTTCATCGAACTACCAGTCAACATCTCAGAAACTGACTGGccagaaggaacagaaaaactTAGAATCCTCAACGAGCTTTCAGATCCCATCTCAGGAGTTAACCAGCCAGATAGATCCTCAGAAGGACATAGAGCCTAGAGCGACCTACCAGATCGAGAACTTTGCACAAGCGTTTGGTTCTCAGTTCAAGTCGGGCAGCAGGGTGCCAATGACTTTTATCACTAACTCTAATGGAGAAGTGGACCATAGAGTAAGGACTTCAGTGTCAGATTTCTCAGGGTATACAAATATGATGTCTGATGTAAGTGAGCCATGTAGTACACGAGTAAAAACCCCAACTAGCCAGAGTTACAGGTAA